The following coding sequences lie in one Zingiber officinale cultivar Zhangliang chromosome 2B, Zo_v1.1, whole genome shotgun sequence genomic window:
- the LOC122049488 gene encoding uncharacterized protein LOC122049488 — MRCLGTISAPNAAPGSSHLAPSSSNATPISLESIPEGLMQMIIDKVGEYVLEKARAEARDEVAVALENFFQTIVAGANNDPNRSSVRAEGNASTQVADASSVHKPNDSSR; from the exons ATGCGCTGTTTGGGTACAATTTCAGCACCAAATGCAGCTCCCGGTTCATCTCATTTAGCTCCGAGTTCATCTAATGCAACTCCTATTTCTTTGGAGTCAATCCCAGAAGGATTGATGCAAATGATAATTGATAAAGTAGGGGAGTACGTGCTTGAAAAGGCACGGGCTGAAGCACGAGATGAAGTTGCTGTTGCCTTAGAGAATTTCTTTCAAACCATTGTTGCTGGAGCAAATAATGATCCGAATAGATCATCTGTGAGAGCAGAAGGAAATGCAAGTACACAG GTTGCTGATGCATCGAGCGTCCATAAGCCAAACGACTCTTCACGTTGA